A window from Triticum aestivum cultivar Chinese Spring chromosome 6D, IWGSC CS RefSeq v2.1, whole genome shotgun sequence encodes these proteins:
- the LOC123145737 gene encoding putative HVA22-like protein g isoform X1, which yields MAVDLTPRQPAKAYGGEGGAYYEWSPAELPMLGVASIGAAKLALAAGGMSLPSYFESAKVAYVLQPFQIIEDFSTSWCCMAWLSSRLTETTIVSFGHCLINFTELLNTVDLCDNRWSIRVLVAMPTVVERFMDWAVLWMPMYGEAKLLLAIYLWHPSTRGAGHVYDGFLRPLVAWHEDDIDRGLLDLRARARDVTASQLKAATAIGQVWLIEAARCVSSQLQAARSGREGAAH from the exons atggcggtggATCTGACCCCGAGGCAGCCGGCCAAGGCGTACGGCGGCGAGGGCGGTGCCTACTACGAGTGGAGCCCGGCCGAGCTGCCCATGCTCGGCGTCGCCTCCATCGGCGCCGCCAAGCTCGCGCTCGCCGCCGGCGGCATGTCGCTCCCCAGCTACTTCGAATCGGCCAAGGTCGCATACGTCCTCCAG CCTTTTCAGATCATCGAAGACTTCTCGACAAGTTGGTGTTGTATGGCCTGGTTGAGCTCACGGTTAACGGAGACGACAATTGTCAG TTTTGGGCATTGTCTGATCAATTTTACCGAACTCCTGAACACCGTAGATTTGTGCGACAACAGGTGGTCAATCAG ggttttggtggcgatgccgACGGTCGTCGAGAGGTTCATGGACTGGGCGGTGTTGTGGATGCCGATGTACGGAGAGGCGAAGCTGCTGCTTGCCATCTACCTCTGGCACCCCAGCACACGG GGTGCGGGGCACGTGTACGATGGCTTCCTCCGTCCGCTGGTGGCGTGGCACGAGGACGACATCGACCGGGGCCTGCTTGACCTAAGGGCTAGGGCGAGGGACGTGACGGCGTCACAACTCAAGGCGGCGACTGCCATCGGTCAAGTGTGGCTCATCGAGGCTGCTCGCTGTGTTTCGTCGCAGCTGCAGGCCGCGAGATCAGGTCGGGAAGGCGCCGCGCATTGA
- the LOC123145737 gene encoding uncharacterized protein isoform X2 yields MAVDLTPRQPAKAYGGEGGAYYEWSPAELPMLGVASIGAAKLALAAGGMSLPSYFESAKVAYVLQRVPKTNGEIPSFDEAFSDHRRLLDKLVLYGLVELTVNGDDNCQFWALSDQFYRTPEHRRFVRQQVVNQGFGGDADGRREVHGLGGVVDADVRRGEAAACHLPLAPQHTGCGARVRWLPPSAGGVARGRHRPGPA; encoded by the exons atggcggtggATCTGACCCCGAGGCAGCCGGCCAAGGCGTACGGCGGCGAGGGCGGTGCCTACTACGAGTGGAGCCCGGCCGAGCTGCCCATGCTCGGCGTCGCCTCCATCGGCGCCGCCAAGCTCGCGCTCGCCGCCGGCGGCATGTCGCTCCCCAGCTACTTCGAATCGGCCAAGGTCGCATACGTCCTCCAG CGTGTCCCTAAAACAAATGGAGAAATTCCTTCTTTTGATGAAGCCTTTTCAGATCATCGAAGACTTCTCGACAAGTTGGTGTTGTATGGCCTGGTTGAGCTCACGGTTAACGGAGACGACAATTGTCAG TTTTGGGCATTGTCTGATCAATTTTACCGAACTCCTGAACACCGTAGATTTGTGCGACAACAGGTGGTCAATCAG ggttttggtggcgatgccgACGGTCGTCGAGAGGTTCATGGACTGGGCGGTGTTGTGGATGCCGATGTACGGAGAGGCGAAGCTGCTGCTTGCCATCTACCTCTGGCACCCCAGCACACGG GGTGCGGGGCACGTGTACGATGGCTTCCTCCGTCCGCTGGTGGCGTGGCACGAGGACGACATCGACCGGGGCCTGCTTGA
- the LOC123145738 gene encoding protein OPAQUE1 — protein MSYRKGSKVWVEEKGEGWVEAEVVEAKDRSAVVVLTSQRKKISVLPEKLLPRDTDENLGGGHVDDMTKLTYLNEPGVLYNLKRRYALNEIYTYTGSILIAVNPFTRLPHLYNEYMMEQYKGVQLGELSPHVFAVADASYRAMLNDSMSQSILVSGESGAGKTETTKLIMRYLTYVGGRAVLDDRSVEQQVLESNPLLEAFGNAKTVRNDNSSRFGKFVEIQFDKSGRISGAAIRTYLLERSRVVQITDPERNFHCFYQLCASGKDAELYKLGHASTFHYLNQSKTYELEGINNEDEYWKTKRAMDIVGISRSDQDAIFRTLAAILHLGNIEFSPGKDSDSSKIKDSTSNFHLQMTATLLMCDPDLLVSSLCTRSIHTNEGIIIKELDCAAAAANRDALSKTIYARLFDWLVENINKSIGQDVDSKAQIGVLDIYGFESFKHNSFEQFCINFANEKLQQHFNEHVFKMEQEEYKSEKINWSYIEFIDNQDMLDLIEKKPIGIIALLDEACMFPKSTHATFASKMFRNLSSHPRLEKTKFSETDFTISHYAGKVTYQTDSFLEKNRDYIVAEHCNLLSSSRCSLVSGLFSSLPEESLRSSYKFSSVASRFKQQLQALMETLSSTEPHYVRCVKPNSVNRPQLFENQSVLHQLRCGGVLEAVRISLAGYPTRRTYAEFVDRFGVLVPELMFGSHDERALTEAVLEKMKLDNFQLGRNKVFLRAGQIAILDVRRAEVLDNAARRIQSCFRTFAARKEFVKTKKASISLQAYCRGCFARKMYKIRRETAAAIILQKYARRLLLQRNYHEACSAALLIQSCIRGFIARRYFSAIREQKAALVIQSFWRKRKVAMLFQHYKQATIAIQCAWRQKLARRELRKLRMTANEAGALREAKNKLEKKLDDLTLRLTLERRMRAAGEETKLVEISKRDKIIETLSAECAAAKLSARSEHDKNLILQRQLDDSLREISMLRSNKILKAEEENENSNLKNIVESLSEKNSLLENELSTARKNSDDTMEKLKDVEGKCTRLQQNLDKLQEKLTNLENENHVLRQKAFSITPKPLPEKFANSTGLTNSEQKRTFETPPPTKYPSPIQHSTGSRRARLPVERHEGNHEILLSCIKENLGFKDGKPVAACIIYRCLLHWRAFESERTAIFDHVIEAINDVLKAKEADGRLPYWLSNTSALLCLLQKNLRSNGFFGTPSRRSAGGLGGKLAQLAGRGDTAQVDARYPAILFKQQLTACVEKIFGQLRDNLKKEISPLLSLCIQAPKSTRPGKAPKAPGVSAQQPSNSHWDNIVSFLNLLMDTLRENHVPSFFIRKLITQLFSFVNIQLFNSLLLRRECCTFSNGEYVKAGLSLLEKWITDVSEEFAGTSWHELNYIRQAVGFLVIHQKRKKTLEEISQDLCPSLSLRQIYRICSMYWDDKYNTQGISNEVVAAMREMVNKDTQNLASNSFLLDDDLSIPFSTEDLSIAIPAIDYADVELPESLHHYPSAQFLLTAS, from the exons ATGAGCTACCGGAAGGGGTCCAAGGTCTGGGTCGAGGAGAAGGGGGAGGGCTGGGTGGAGGCCGAGGTGGTCGAGGCCAAGGACCGCAGCGCCGTCGTCGTGCTCACCAGCCAGCGGAAGAAG ATTTCAGTTTTACCGGAGAAATTGCTGCCTAGGGACACAGATGAAAATCTCGGTGGGGGCCATGTCGATGACATGACCAAACTGACCTATCTTAATGAACCGGGTGTTCTATACAATCTGAAGCGAAGATATGCATTGAATGAGATATAC ACATACACTGGAAGCATCTTGATTGCTGTTAATCCTTTCACGAGGCTGCCTCACCTGTACAACGAGTACATGATGGAGCAATATAAGGGTGTCCAGTTAGGGGAATTGAGTCCGCATGTTTTTGCGGTTGCTGACGCATCATACAG GGCTATGCTGAACGATTCTATGAGCCAGTCAATCTTAGTTAGTGGTGAAAGCGGTGCTGGAAAGACTGAAACAACTAAGCTCATCATGCGGTATCTCACATATGTTGGTGGCAGAGCTGTTCTTGATGATCGATCAGTTGAGCAACAAGTTCTTGAA TCTAACCCACTTTTGGAGGCATTTGGGAATGCAAAAACAGTTAGAAATGACAACTCGAG CCGGTTTGGAAAATTTGTTGAGATTCAGTTTGATAAAAGTGGTAGAATATCCGGAGCTGCAATTAGGACTTATCTTCTGGAAAGATCTCGTGTTGTGCAAATTACTGATCCTGAAAGGAACTTTCATTGTTTTTATCAATTATGTGCATCGGGGAAG GATGCGGAGTTATACAAGCTTGGGCATGCAAGCACTTTCCATTACTTGAATCAAAGCAAGACATATGAATTGGAAGGGATAAATAATGAAGATGAGTACTGGAAAACAAAAAGGGCAATGGATATTGTCGGAATCAGCAGAAGTGATCAG GATGCTATTTTTCGGACATTGGCAGCCATTCTCCATCTTGGCAATATTGAGTTTTCTCCGGGAAAGGATTCTGATTCGTCGAAAATTAAAGATTCAACATCAAATTTTCACCTCCAAATGACAGCTACACTACTCAT GTGCGATCCAGATCTGTTGGTCTCATCTTTATGTACCCGGTCTATACACACCAATGAAGGAATAATTATAAAAGAATTAGATTGTGCTGCAGCAGCGGCTAATCGTGATGCTCTATCAAAGACTATATATGCAAGACTATTTGACTG GCTTGTTGAGAATATTAACAAGTCTATTGGTCAAGATGTTGATTCCAAGGCACAAATCGGTGTTCTGGATATCTACGGCTTTGAAAGCTTCAAACACAACAG CTTTGAGCAGTTTTGCATCAACTTTGCCAATGAAAAGCTTCAGCAACATTTTAATGAG CACGTATTCAAGATGGAGCAGGAGGAGTACAAAAGCGAGAAAATTAATTGGAGCTACATTGAATTCATTGACAATCAAGATATGTTGGATTTGATCGAAAAG AAACCTATTGGAATTATTGCACTGCTGGATGAGGCTTG CATGTTTCCAAAATCTACTCACGCAACCTTTGCATCAAAGATGTTCAGAAACTTGTCTTCCCATCCTAGGCTTGAGAAGACCAAGTTCTCAGAAACAGATTTTACCATCTCTCACTATGCTGGCAAG GTGACGTATCAAACAGATTCTTTTCTGGAGAAGAACCGGGATTATATTGTTGCAGAGCACTGCAATCTTTTATCATCTTCAAGATGTTCACTTGTTTCTGGACTTTTTAGTTCTTTGCCAGAAGAGTCATTAAGATCGTCGTACAAGTTCTCATCAGTTGCTTCCCGATTTAAG CAACAACTTCAAGCCCTCATGGAAACGCTGAGCTCGACAGAACCTCACTATGTTCGCTGTGTGAAGCCTAATTCTGTTAATCGACCTCAGCTTTTTGAAAATCAAAGTGTCTTGCACCAACTTCGCTGCGGA GGTGTTTTAGAGGCTGTTCGCATTAGTCTTGCTGGCTATCCGACCAGAAGGACATATGCTGAATTTGTTGATCGGTTTGGAGTCCTAGTTCCTGAGTTGATGTTCGGAAG TCATGATGAAAGGGCATTGACAGAGGCAGTTCTTGAAAAAATGAAGCTTGACAATTTTCAA CTTGGTAGAAATAAGGTCTTCCTTAGAGCCGGTCAAATCGCGATACTAGATGTGCGTCGTGCTGAGGTTTTGGACAATGCTGCACGGCGCATTCAAAGTTGTTTCAGAACATTCGCTGCCCGCAAAGAGTTTGTGAAAACAAAGAAGGCTTCAATTTCACTACAAGCATATTGTAGAG GTTGTTTTGCAAGGAAAATGTATAAGATCAGAAGAGAAACAGCGGCTGCCATAATTCTTCAGAAGTATGCAAGAAGGTTACTGTTACAGCGGAATTACCATGAAGCATGTTCAGCAGCTCTGCTTATCCAGTCTTGTATTCGAGGGTTTATTGCTCGCCGCTATTTCTCAGCCATCAGGGAGCAGAAGGCTGCGTTAGTGATACAG TCCTTCTGGAGAAAACGGAAGGTTGCCATGCTTTTCCAGCATTACAAGCAAGCCACTATAGCAATTCAGTGTGCTTGGAGACAAAAGCTTGCAAGAAGGGAGCTAAGGAAGCTCAGAATG ACTGCAAATGAAGCTGGTGCACTCCGGGAGGCGAAGAATAAGCTTGAGAAAAAGTTGGATGATCTTACTTTAAGACTTACTCTGGAAAGGAGAATGCGG GCTGCTGGTGAGGAAACAAAGTTGGTGGAGATATCAAAGCGGGACAAAATAATCGAAACATTAAGCGCAGAATGTGCTGCAGCTAAATTATCTGCCCGGAGTGAACATGACAAAAATCTAATTCTCCAGAGGCAATTGGATGATTCTTTGAGAGAGATATCTATGTTGCGCAGTAACAAGATTCTGaaagcagaagaagaaaatgagaaCTCTAATCTAAAG AACATAGTCGAATCATTATCGGAGAAGAATTCATTATTGGAAAATGAACTTAGCACAGCTCGTAAAAATAGTGATGATACgatggagaaactgaaagatgtgGAGGGAAAATGCACCCGCCTCCAGCAAAATTTGGATAA ATTGCAGGAGAAACTTACGAACTTGGAAAATGAAAATCATGTTCTAAGGCAAAAGGCATTTAGCATTACTCCAAAACCGCTGCCTGAG AAATTTGCTAACTCGACTGGTCTTACGAACAGCGAGCAGAAGCGCACATTT GAAACTCCACCACCAACAAAATATCCGTCTCCTATTCAACATAGTACTGGGTCAAGGAGGGCAAGGTTGCCTGTTGAAAGGCATGAG GGAAACCATGAAATCCTGTTAAGTTGCATAAAGGAAAATTTAGGGTTcaaggatggcaaaccagttgctgcATGTATCATCTACAGATGCCTTCTACATTGGCGTGCTTTTGAATCAGAGAGGACTGCTATTTTTGATCATGTAATTGAAGCCATAAACGATGTTCTTAAG GCAAAGGAAGCAGATGGTAGATTACCTTATTGGTTGTCCAATACTTCTGCACTGCTGTGCCTTCTGCAGAAGAATCTACGGTCAAATGGATTTTTTGGTACACCATCTCGCCGCTCTGCTGGAGGGCTAGGTGGGAAGTTAGCCCAA CTTGCAGGGCGTGGTGATACTGCACAAGTGGATGCTAGGTATCCAGCCATACTATTCAAACAGCAGCTAACAGCATGTGTCGAAAAGATCTTTGGGCAGCTAAGGGATAATCTAAAAAAGGAAATATCACCTCTTCTCAGTCTTTGCATTCAG GCTCCAAAATCAACACGCCCTGGAAAAGCTCCCAAAGCACCAGGGGTTAGTGCTCAACAGCCATCGAACTCCCATTGGGACAACATTGTCAGTTTCCTAAATTTGCTTATGGATACTCTGCGTGAAAATCAT GTGCCATCGTTCTTTATACGTAAGCTCATCACTCAGTTATTCTCCTTCGTCAACATACAACTTTTCAACAG TCTTCTTCTTCGGCGTGAATGTTGTACATTCTCCAATGGAGAATATGTTAAAGCTGGACTGTCATTGCTGGAGAAATGGATTACTGATGTCTCTGAGGAG TTTGCAGGAACTTCTTGGCATGAGCTTAATTATATTAGACAAGCTGTCGGATTTTTG GTTATACACCAAAAAAGGAAGAAGACACTTGAGGAGATCAGTCAAGATCTCTGCCCG TCCTTGAGCCTTAGGCAAATCTACCGGATATGCTCAATGTACTGGGACGACAAGTACAATACCCAGGGAATATCAAATGAG GTTGTTGCCGCAATGCGGGAGATGGTCAACAAAGATACTCAGAACCTCGCGTCAAATTCCTTTTTGTTGGATGATGATCTAAG TATACCGTTTTCGACCGAGGATTTGTCAATCGCCATCCCAGCAATAGATTATGCGGATGTGGAGCTGCCGGAATCGCTTCATCACTATCCATCTGCGCAGTTTCTACTGACGGCATCATGA